GCGGGCGCTGCAGGGCGTGGGGGGTGGGGCGTTGCTCAGCATGCCGCCGGCCACCATCGGTGACATCTTCAATCCCCGCGAGCGTGCCCGCTGGATGGGGCTGGTCATGACGCTCTTCGGGGTCTCGAGCATCGTCGGGCCGACGCTCGGCGGCTGGATCACCGATCACCTGGGCTGGCGGTGGGTCTTCTACGTCAACCTGCCGGTGGGTCTGGCCGCGCTGGCGGCTGTCAGCTACGCGCTGCCCACCGTGCGGCTGCCCGGCCAGGCGCGGGTCGACTGGGCGGGCAGCGCGCTCCTGGTCGCCGGCCTGGTGCCCCTGCTGCTGGCCCTGACGTGGGCGGGGTCGACGTACCCGTGGGGATCGCCTCGGGTACTGGGGGCCTTCGGCGTCGCGGCCCTCGCGCTGGCCGGCTTCCTGTGGGTAGAGCAGCGGACGCCCGACCCGCTGCTGTCGCCTGCGCTCCTCTCCCATCCCGTCTTCCTCTCCGCCGCGTCCGTGGCGCTGCTGGCCTCCGTCACGATGTTCTCAGGCGTGATGTTCATGCCGCTCTTCGCGCAAGGGGTGCTGGGCATCTCGGCCGAGGGGTCCGGCATCGTGATGACGCCGATGATGCTCAGCTTCATCGCGGGCAGCGCCCTGAGCGGCCAGATCCTCTCCCGTACCGGACGCTACAAGGTGCAGGCCGTCGTCGCGGCCGGCGTCGTCATCGTGGGGACCGCGCTGCTGCGGCGGATGGGCGTCGACGCCGCTCCCCCCGACGTGGTGCGCAACGTGGTGACGCTGGGGCTTGGCATCGGGTCGCTGATGCCCCTCGTCAACGTGGCGGTCCAAAACGCCTTCCCCTATCGGATGCTGGGGACGGTCAACGCGACCCAGCAATTCGTGCGGTCGCTGGGCGGGGTGCTGGCGGCTCCCATCTTCGGCACCATCCTGACCCGGGGCTTCCAGCGCAGTCTCGAGCAGCGGCTGTCGGCCCCGGTGGCGGGGGTGGTGGGGCAGATGTCGCTGGATCCGCAGGCCCTCATCACCGCCGAGGCCCAGGAGCGGGTACGGGCCGTCCTGGCGAGCATGGGGGGCGAGGGGGAGCAGATGGCCCGCACCTTCGTGGAGGCCTTGCGGCAAGCCCTGGCCGACGGGATGGCCGGCATCTTCGCCGTGGGATGGTGGCTCGCGCTGGCGACGCTGGCGGCCACCCTGTGGCTCAAGGAGATCCCCCTCAAGCGCGACGAGTTTTACCGCGAGGAGGGCGGCTCGTGATCGCCGAGGCCGAGGTCGAGGTCGACCGGGTGACGCTGGGGTGCCGCCTGGATCGCGCGCTGACCGCGCTGTGTCGGAGGCTGAGCCAGCAGGCGGCTCGCGCCGGGATGGGGCTCACCCCCGCTCAGCTCTTCGTCTTGCGCGCCTTGCGGGGGCCGCACCCCGTGCGGGTGACCGATCTGGCCGAGAGGCTCGGCATCGGTGCCAGCGCCGTCACGCTGCTGCTCAACCGCCTCGAGGGCATGGGCCTGGTGGCGCGCCAGCGCGACACGGGCGATCGCCGGGTGGTGCGGGTGGGGCTCACGCCCGCCGGGCGTGACGTGCTGGCTCAGGTGGAGGCCGAGCGGACGCGGCTCGTCGAGCGCCATCTGGCGCGCCTGTCCGATGCTCAGGCCGTCGCCGTGGTCGAGGCGCTGGAGCGACTGGCGCAGGAGGAGCCGGGCGGAGAGGAGGCCGACCTCGTTCCATCGTAACTAGTGCATCCCCACCGCGCCCGATGCCTGGATCCGGCGCTCCGCGCCCTTGAAGGCCCGCACCCCTACCACCACGAAGCCGACCGCCGCCAGCGTCAGGATGGCCACGCCGACGGGCAGCGTCACCAGCGGTCGGGTCCCGAGCACCAGCGCCCGCATCAGGTCGATGCCGTAGGTGACGGGCAGCGCCAGGGCGAGGATCATCAGCGCCCTGGGCAGGGCCGTGACGGGGAAGTTGATGCCGGACAGCACCTGGATCAGGAAGCTGCCGACGTCGGTC
This genomic interval from Limnochorda sp. LNt contains the following:
- a CDS encoding MDR family MFS transporter, with product MEDVTLGQRLDARSGDGASTPAAVTNRITGSRRWWALGAVMVSMFFSSLDQTIVSAAMPVIIGELHGFGLYAWVFTAYMMASAITVPIYGKLSDVYGRRPFYVFGLVTFMTGSVLAGLARDMGWLVAARALQGVGGGALLSMPPATIGDIFNPRERARWMGLVMTLFGVSSIVGPTLGGWITDHLGWRWVFYVNLPVGLAALAAVSYALPTVRLPGQARVDWAGSALLVAGLVPLLLALTWAGSTYPWGSPRVLGAFGVAALALAGFLWVEQRTPDPLLSPALLSHPVFLSAASVALLASVTMFSGVMFMPLFAQGVLGISAEGSGIVMTPMMLSFIAGSALSGQILSRTGRYKVQAVVAAGVVIVGTALLRRMGVDAAPPDVVRNVVTLGLGIGSLMPLVNVAVQNAFPYRMLGTVNATQQFVRSLGGVLAAPIFGTILTRGFQRSLEQRLSAPVAGVVGQMSLDPQALITAEAQERVRAVLASMGGEGEQMARTFVEALRQALADGMAGIFAVGWWLALATLAATLWLKEIPLKRDEFYREEGGS
- a CDS encoding MarR family winged helix-turn-helix transcriptional regulator, translated to MIAEAEVEVDRVTLGCRLDRALTALCRRLSQQAARAGMGLTPAQLFVLRALRGPHPVRVTDLAERLGIGASAVTLLLNRLEGMGLVARQRDTGDRRVVRVGLTPAGRDVLAQVEAERTRLVERHLARLSDAQAVAVVEALERLAQEEPGGEEADLVPS